The following DNA comes from Falco rusticolus isolate bFalRus1 chromosome 12, bFalRus1.pri, whole genome shotgun sequence.
GAGCTGCATTTCGTgattgtttccattttgttctgGGTCTGGGAGATGAGTTTGCCTGTGAGAGGCGCTTGGGAGCGAGGCGGCTTTGGGGGAAGCAGttccacagaaagagaaagacggcacccaaaaaaacacccccctctaaaaaaaaaaaaaagtttgttgcTTTCTCGCACTTTATCCGGGCTCTCCTTTTTGCACGATAAAGGCCGCTTTGCCTGCGGCTGCCGGCGGGTCGGGGAgcgccggcgggcggcggcgaggGCTgggcaggcgggcggcgggggctgcctTCCCGCTTCCCCCGCTCCGCAGGTCCCGAGGGGGTCCCcgccgggcggcagcggcgcggggGGTGCCAGCCCCCCGACGTTTGCCGGCCGGGGTTTGCAAACACTTGGCAGGTGACtggcggccgggggggggcagccAGCTCTCGGCGCTTGCCGGCGGGAGGTTGCTCTCTCGCAGCCGCCGCGCTATTGAATTCGtgggcaaaaaaacccatcaccccccactccccaaaccctgtattttttaatattccgCGACCGGCTGAAGGTTTaattcctatttatttatttatttgcgCGTTTCCCCTTTCGTTGGTGGTTGGGAGGCGTTCGGCGgccgcggggtggggggggggcggacGGACACACGACACAGCTGGCCCCATGGGTCGGGGCGGCTCGCGCGGGGCAGGGGCCGCCCGCTGGGGGCAGGTGCCGGCGGGGGGTGTGCGCTgagcggggcggccgcccccccccccccccccccccgtctcTTCCGCCCTCCGGCAGGTGTAAGGCAGCGACGTCGGCAGGAGCATGGCCCGTACCAAGCAAACCGCCCGCAAGTCCACCGGCGGCAAGGCGCCCCGCAAGCAGCTCGCCACCAAAGCCGCCCGCAAGAGCGCGCCCTCTACTGGCGGGGTGAAGAAGCCGCACCGTTACCGGTACGCAGCGCCGCGCAGAGGCGGCACCGGGCCGATACCGGCCGCatcacaccccccccccgccacccccccaaCCTCCCtcccccgcggggccggggcggggcgccGAAGGGGTTtctccccgccgccggcgcgCTGCGCTCCTCCActccccggggccgcccgccggcACCGCTCCGCCGCGGTGGGGCCCCCGCCTGCCGCGAAAACACAACACCCAGCACCGGCATCGACCCTGTGGCTACCATTAGCCCCGTTCTGGGCATTTTGGTACCggtgcttaaaaaaatcaacactcCCACTACGGTGAACGCGGCTCTAcgatttttatatttttttagtattattgTTTTGACTTCTGGTTAttgaaatgctgcagcagggctgtgccgcCGCGAAGTTTATTCTTAGCGGCATTATTTACTTACAGGGTTCGATCGGTCCCCGGCGCTGACGGCAGCGTAGGGGAGGTGACCGGCCGCGAGAGGGCGCGACGTGCCCAGGGATGCGCGGGGCCGGCCCGTTGCGCTGCGCTGCGCTCCGCCGTGGGGCAGGCAGCATCCCGGCTGGCCGGGGCAACCGGGCTTTTTGGCAGCCCTCTGATAAGGAGGCTTTCCAGTCCTTGCTGGGTGCAGAATAGCCGCAGTTGTGCTTCAGCTTGAAGGATGTTCCTGGGCTAGGCGTACCCATTCCCTgcgggggggaaagggggatgggaaggagaagcGGGTTTGGAATAGGCAACTTAATATAAAAGTCTCTTGCTGTAGGTATGAGGTGGAATTAATCGACTGGGAGAAAGGTAATAAAGCTGGAGttagaaaatacaaagtttcCACGGAAATAAATGTGTTAATTTCATGGATGGACTTAGTGTCTGCAAAAGTATGTTGTTAATCTGAATTTGATTCTgaccccaaaaccaacacaagGAAATACACTAGGCACTTTGTCCTGGTAATGTAgcacaaaatataaattttgcTGGTTCTGTGAATGTTGACGgtagggaagaagcagcagattcCCCTTAAAATCATGCTTGCTGTCAGGCTGATTGCTCTGAGGATCCTGTGGTACAGCTGGACCAGCTCACTTGTGGCAGGGTTGCGGTTCCCCACATCTGCACCGAGATGTGTCGGTGTCCGCTGGCTAATGTGTGCTGTCCACATCTGCTCTGGGTGAAGGCAGGGCCTCGTGTGTCTGCCCGAGGGATCCCTGCTGAGGCCAGTGGGAGGTTGTACGGAGCAATGGTGGGAAAACAAGTGACCCTAAGCCAGGGAAACTGGTTTGGTATTGTAAATGCTGGGATTTTTCTGGTGGAAACAGAATGTATGTGGTGCTTGGCTTAGCTGAGCTGGTGAACCAGTATTTTTAAGGTGATGTAGAATTTATTTGCcatactaattatttttttaatattatcaTTTCATTTCGAAAGGCCGGGTACCGTGGCTCTCCGTGAAATCAGGCGCTACCAAAAGTCTACCGAACTTTTGATCCGCAAACTTCCTTTCCAGCGTCTGGTGCGTGAAATTGCTCAGGACTTCAAAACAGATCTGCGCTTCCAGAGCGCTGCCATCGGTGCTTTGCAGGTGAGGTTCCTGCGGCGGGGCCCTGGGGGAAGGTGCCCGGGTCGGTTGGTGGGGGTCGCAGCCAGGTGCCCCCAAAACCTGGAGATGGAAGGTAGGGGAGggccccgcctcccccccccccattggCCAGGCTGTTTCTAGGGTTAGCCCTAGCTGTGCCTGATTGGTGGGCTGCCGCGGTGGGCGTGGTCCCTCGGGGGGTGGGGCTGATGGGGGGGGATGTGCCCCTCAGCCTTCCCTTGCTCAGTGTGATGCCTTATAGATACCATAGGCTAAAATAACGTAGTGACAGGTCAGCAGCTCTTTACAAAGGTAACAAAtgtggtttggggtgggggcctttttttggtttggtttttgttggtcTTTTTACTTGATAGTCCCCTCCTCTCAAGTAGTTGCACTTGACAGTGCGGCTTATTAAGACACTTAAGATAAATGTGTTTCCTCTACCTTTGAGCTTTGTTAgaggctttgcttttgaaagctaCGCAGTCTGTGAGGAGAGCGTTACATCAAGCTTGTTCTCACGTGTCCAGATGGAGGTCTTGATATCCTCAAATGCTCGTTAAAGAAAAACCGCTTGATCTAAGCACCGTTAGGGAAATAAGTACTTTTGTATGATGTGGtttatattaaatgttttttaaaaaaagtattagttAAATAACTTACATTTAGAGTATATTGAGCGTGAAATACTGCTCTTTCTGGCCCAAATTCCTGCATCTAAGTTAGGTTAGGTTCCCTCCAAGACTGTGTTCTTATCACAGGAAATCATAATTTCCCTCTCATGATAGAAAGACACTCCCAATTTAAGATGGGTCTTTACTATTCTTTTAGCTGTTCGTCGATTGTTCCAGAACCTATCTGTAATTGTGGAATATCTGATATGcaggcaaaaatgtttttttttctagttaatGACTTCCAATTGATAAAGGGCCAAGATGTATGCTGTGAGATCCTATAAACTTGAGCCACATGCTTGGCTTCAAAAGGTGTCTGTGTGCATTTGCAGAGTTGTTGGTTTTCCTTGTAGTTGTTGTTCTGTCTTCACTGCTGTGAGTGAATGTGGTGCTTCTTAAATCCTGAAGGTTTACCTGTGTGTCTTTTTAGGAGGAACTGCTCATTAAAATTTAGTCAGTAGTTAATACCTTTTCAGAAGGCTGGTTTGAATGTTCTTAGTTTTGCATTAAGGAGTAGTTGGTATAGAACTTGTTCACATACTATTCCTAGTGCTTCCTGCTtgcatatttgcaaaaaaaccccaccaacctccacaaaaaaaacaaacccaacttTTAACGCGTTTGGTACCATGTTCATGCCAGCATGGCTTATTCTGGTGAAGTgtctttttaagttttcatgTAGTGATTTAGCAGACTGTTTTGGGGTACCCATGTTCTATTGTATATGAAATGACTCACTACAGTACTCATCTGCTGtagtaaatgtttttcttttagattaGGTAATTAGTCATAGATTGGATGATCTATGACTTTGAACCTAGTTAAGttgatttttgtggtttttggtaATTAAATGGTTCACACAAGCTGTTCTCTTGCATGTATTCCAGAAAGGGGGACCTCAACCTTCTTTCTAGAAGTGAGCCCCCTCATTCCTAGCTTCTCACCCCAGCTATGTGCTGTTCCCTGGTCCATGTACTGGTCAGGTACTGATGTGCCAAGATACTTCCTAGGAGATTGTTAGGTGTTAGAATTCTGTGTCAGCCCAAAAATGTGTAAACAttgctgtgtgctgtgctgggctcaATAGCGGCTAACTTAATGTGAGCCAGAAGAATAATTAGGTCTGACTGAGCATCTGTCTGACCCGGAATCCTGTCGGCAGTTGTTCAGTGACAGGGAGAACACTGGTCAGGATTGTGGTGTTCCCAGGATAGGGTTGGCCTTTGCGCTCCCAACTGCTGACCCAACGATTCTGACAGATGTGAGATACCTGTGATGGTGGGGGCCTGTGCTGTGTGCCCCAAATAGACAGGAGCTGCTTGGGCAGGAAGGAAGTATAGGAATAGGACAAATGTGTAACAGTAATTCTCTGACTGCTGTCCCCGTTTTGGTGGTTCAGGGAGTTCTTGAGCTAAAGTTGTTCTCTTATTTCTAATAATTCTCAGTATGTTTCTTAACTAATTTTTGACTTTTGAATTAAGCCACCTCTTTGGTATCCTATGGCAAGGAGCTGTGTGCCCAGATTGTGAAGGAATACCTGCTCCTCTTTCCCCTGGCACCTGCCAGTTTCACCTGATGCTCAATAGCTCTTACTGTGGAAGAGGCAGCAGACAAGTCACTCAAATAGTGTAACCCAGCCTTTAAAAAGGGAAGTTCCTAAACAAACTAACCTTTTGATAAGATAACCCCTTATCTTGTGAGTTCCTGTCAGGATATTGGTTCAGTTGTGTTCTGGAGGATGTCTTCACCAAATGCCAGTAGTACGCAACTTTGACATAGAGTATTATTCGATggtttattaagaaaatattgagAATATAAAAATGTTCATGTTTGTGAGTAACTAAGAAGCCTAAACTTAATGTCATGtaacattttactttaaattattaatatttttttgctagTGCTCCAGAAGTGAAAGTGTTCTTAACTCTTTTCTTCTACACTAGGAGGCAAGTGAAGCCTACTTGGTTGGCCTGTTTGAAGATACCAACCTGTGTGCTATCCATGCCAAACGTGTCACAATCATGCCAAAAGATATCCAGCTAGCGCGCCGCATACGTGGAGAGCGTGCTTAAACTTCACTATGATGGGTTTGTCATTCTCGAAGCAAAATCTTCTTCCTGTTATTGGTAGTAATGAACGTTAGATATTTTTTCCATGGGGTTAAAAGGTACCTAAGTATATGgttgcaaatggaaaaataggGGATGGAATTGGGTATTGgcaagtttttttccattttcatttgtgtgtggATTTTTAATATAAACGAGGGGACATAAAATATCAATGTGGTCAAAAAATGTTGCGGTGAACAAGTTTCAAGAATTcaactttataaaaaaaatataaataaacctGTCAAATTTTTCTGGACAATGCcagcatttggatttttttaaacaagtaaaTTTCTTATCAATGGCAACTAAATGGTGTTTGTAGCATTTTTATCATATAGTAGATTCCATCCATTCACTATACTTTTCTAACTGAGTTGTCCTACATGCAAGtacatgtttttaatgttgtctgtcttctgtgctgttcctgtaagtttgctattaaaatacattaaatgatGACTGCTTTTagtcttgatttttaaatactaatgTGAGTagtatttgattaaaaaataatcagccttcccttccctttttctcttcaatATGTGGCCTAAATACTTAAGGCACATCTAGGAAACACTGGGGGTTACTACCTTGGCTGAAGTAGTGTATGTGTGAGTGGCTCTTTGAGAGTGTAAAATTTGTCTGCTCCATATGAAAACAAGTTTGGTGAGTATATTGCTGGATAGAGTCTGGAGGTGGACTGAGCTCTCTACGGTgctaagaaaaaacatttttgttgctgtttagATTCCTTAATGCTGAATTTGGaagcatttctggttttcatggTTTGATAGTATGGTGTAGTGATGGAGTGTAGtggtttggggggtggggggtttttttggttgggttttttttttttaacccttctGCACTCTTATCTGGTTTCTCAGTTTATAGGTGTTCCCTTCTTGGTTGACTACCTTTCTGTTGCAGTCACACCCTCTGGCGTGTCTGAGAGCTTAGTTCGATCGGTTTCAGTTTATATACTCcaatgaaaaagacatttttgtacCATTTCTGTTAATTATGACACTTCATAGAAGCAGTACTTGGACAGGAGCACACATTTGAAActtagtggggttttttgatatatcccttccccttcccacccaatTGCTGATGAAAGTTCCTGTGAAGAAATTTATTGCTGAAACTGTGTTCTATAAAAACTTGGGTTTCATTTTTCACCTGAAACTTGGTTAAGGATTCTGGTGAACCAGTCTGGAAAAGAATTATGTGGTGTACTTTTTGATAGCTCTTGCAGATAATGGAATGAGTTACGTAGAAGAAATGCGTAGGCAGTGAACAGGTTTCACCTCTGTGAAGACCCCTACAGAGCTTATTTGCTGCTAACTTCTTTCAAGAGGTTCTGAGTGAGCTCTAAACACACGAGTCAATTTGTCTGAAGATTTCCAGAGAGGATTAATAGAGATGTATTATCTGCTTTGGTATCTTGAACAGAGAGCcagaaattacagaataaatCGCATTATTCATTACTTCACAGCTCTAGTAATGAATGCTGTCTGCC
Coding sequences within:
- the LOC119156305 gene encoding histone H3.3A, with amino-acid sequence MARTKQTARKSTGGKAPRKQLATKAARKSAPSTGGVKKPHRYRPGTVALREIRRYQKSTELLIRKLPFQRLVREIAQDFKTDLRFQSAAIGALQEASEAYLVGLFEDTNLCAIHAKRVTIMPKDIQLARRIRGERA